In Holophagaceae bacterium, the sequence TTTGGGCGAGATCCTATCGGATTACGAACTGCCCTTGGGCAGCGGCAGCGAGAGCGGCTGCCGCACGGCGCACCTGGCCCTCAGCGCCGGAACGTACATCAAGGATGCGCGCTTGCTGGTGCTCACGGAGCGGGAGATCTTCGGGCGCAAGGCCATGGCCGCGCCTCCGAAACGCAGCGCCTCCAGCGCTTTCATGTCCGACCTGCGGGATCTGAGACCCGGCGACCGCGTGGTGCATCTCGATCACGGCATCGGCGAATTCATGGGTTTCCAGGAGCTGAATGTTGGCGGTGAGCTGCATGAAGTCATCCAGCTGCGCTATTCCGACGGCGGCCAGCTCCAGGTCAGCCTGGAACGCGCGGACCTGATCCAGCGCTTTGTTTCGCCGGATGGTTCGCTGCCCCCGCTGGACAAGCTGGGCGGCGCATCCTGGGCCAAGATCAAGCGCCGCGCCAAGAAGGCCATCCGCGACATGGCCGAAGAATTGTTGAAGCTCTATGCCAAGCGCAAGCTGGAAAAGGGACACGCCTATCCCCCGGACGGCCCCGAAATGGCGGAATTCGAAGCGAGCTTCCCCTTTGAACCCACCAAGGATCAGATCGAGGCGGGCGAGGCCATCAAGGCCGACCTGGAAAGCCACAAACCCATGGACCGGCTGATCGTCGGCGATGTGGGTTTCGGCAAGACCGAAGTCGCCATGCGGGCCGCGGCCAAGGTGGCGCTGGATGGCAAGCAGGTGGCGGTGCTGTGTCCGACCACGATTCTCTGCTTCCAGCATTTCAGGACCTTCAAGGAACGGTTTGCGGGATTTCCCGTGCGCATCGAAATGCTCAACCGCTTTGTGGACAAGGCCGAGGCCAAGCAGATCCAGCAGGACGTGGCTGATGGGAAAATCGAAATCATCATCGGCACCCACCAATTGCTCGGCGCGCGCAACACCTTCGCGGATCTGGGTCTGGTGGTCATCGACGAGGAACAGCGCTTTGGCGTTTCCCACAAGGAAAAACTCAAGCACCTCCGCGCCAACGTGGACGTGCTGGCGCTCAGCGCCACGCCCATTCCGCGCACGCTGCACATGAGCCTGACGGGCCTGCGCGAAATTTCCCTGATCGAGACACCGCCGAAAAACCGCCTCGCCATCGAAACGGTCGTAGCGCCCTGGAGCGACGAATTGATCGCCACCGCCATCCAGTTCGAACTCCGGCGCGGCGGGCAGGTCTACGTGGTCCACAACCGCGTGGACAGCATCGTTAGCGTGGCACAGCGGATCCGCGAGCTGGTGCCGGATGCGCGCATCGGCGTGGGCCATGGGCAACTGACGGACGATGGCCTGGAACAGGTGATGCTTGCCTTCATGGAGGGCCGCATCGATGTCCTCGTCGCCACGACCATCGTTGAGAACGGCCTGGACGTGCCCAACGCCAACACGCTGATCGTCCATCGCGCCGATACCTTCGGCCTTTCGCAGCTCTACCAGCTGCGCGGGCGCGTGGGCCGCAGCGACGTGCCGGCTTACGCCTACCTGCTGATCCCGGGCCAGGCGGACTGGAGCGGCTCCATTTCCTCGGGCGGCCCAGCCCGCGGAGACCGCCGGGAGATCAGCGAAGACGCACGCAAACGCCTGCAGGCGCTGGAGGATTTCTCGGAACTTGGCAGCGGCTTCCGCGTGGCGGCCCTGGACCTGGAGCTGCGGGGCGCAGGCAACCTCCTGGGCGGCGAGCAGTCCGGCCAGATCCACGACATCGGCTTCGAGCTGTACATCAAGCTGCTGGAGGAGACTCTCCAGGAATTGCAGGGCCAGCCTTCCGGCACCTTCGAAGTGCGCATCACCCTGGGCGCGCCTGGCCAGCTTGGAAGGCGCTGGCTGGACGCCGCTGCTGAGCGCCTGGTGGCCTACAAGCGCGCCTCCAGGCTCAAGAGCGAGCGCGACCTGGACCTCTACCGTTTAGATCTGGAAGACCGTTTCGGCCAGATCCCATCGGATGACGAGGAAAGTACCAGGTTCTTCGAGCTGCTGAAGGTCCGGGTCCTGGCCCAGGCCCTGGCGGTGGGGGAGGTCAGCCTCGTGGGCAATCGCCTTAAATTACGTCTAAGTCCTCTGACTCCAGTGGATCCTTCCAAACTCCTAGCCTGGATCCGGGGCAGGAAGGATGCCCAGCTCAATCCCGACGGTACGGTGCTCCTGCCGCTCTCGCCGGGGGCGATGGGACCCATCCGGCAGGCCCAGGAAGTGTTGCGGGAGTGGGCCGCCGGGTAGACATCAAAGCTTCTTCATATTCCCGATACCCGAAATATTAATGCATTTAATTTCCTAGTTGGTTGGCTTGGGTCCTGGCCGGGAACCGTCGGCGACCCCGAAGTAGAACCTGAAAGGATTTCTTGGCACATTGGCTGAAATCCGGTCCGATTAATTGTTTGTAAGTATTTATAATAGTTATGATAACGATATTATCGCCACGGCGAGTGGATCCTTGTGGCGGTCGGTTCCCGACCATTGCGCTCCGGCTTTTGAATCCTCCCGGATGGGTCCGCGGGCCATTTTCGGCCCTTGACAGGTAAATTTCATGAGACAATTACCCTTGTTGGTACCAAGGAAAAAACGTAGATTACTGTAGGCTTATTTTGCCCTGCGGGTCCAATTCTTCGGACTTCCATCAGGTTCAATCTTCCGCCTCGAACCGGTCTTTCCAGTGCCGCCCGTCACACCTTCCACACCCCAAGGCGCCAAGCCGCTCTTGATGGGTCACCCCTCCATTGGAGGGCGAGCCCCTCGGTTCCACGGTCACCCCCACCTTTCCTGAGCTTCCCGAGGAAATCATGTTCAACCCACGCGCACTCTTCACCCTTGCTGCTTTCGGCGCGGCCTCGGCCCTTTTCGGCGGCAATGCCCTCCTGCCCCAGGAACTGGCGCCGCAGGAGACCCTTGAAGCCTCCAGCCGCGGGTCGCTCCCTTCCCAGGACATCGTGGTCTCCACGGGTGACCTGACCGGGTCAAATTCCAAAATCGACAAGAGCGGCAAGAAGCCCAAGATCGACAATGCCGCCGGCCGCCTGGACTGGTGGCGGGAACGGCTGGGCGGCGATCTCACACCCGAGTTCATGGCGCGGCTCATGCGCGAAGCGGAGCTGCAACGGTTGCTCTACCCGGACCAGTTCCACCCCGAGGGCGATGCACCGAGAATGCTTCCGGAAGGCATCGCGCTCCCCCTGGCGGTCGCCGGGACTACCTGGACCAATCTCGGACCAACCAAATCCAACAAGATCCAGAACGGGATCACGCTGAACAGAGTGAATAGCGGGCGCCTGCGCACCATCCTCCCGGATCCAGCCAACGCCAACATCCTCTATGTGCTTACCTCCGGCGGCGGTCTATGGAAGACCACCGACCTCCTGGACACCACCCCGACCTGGCGCTGCCTCACCGATCGGGTGGGAAGCGATATGGGGGGCGCCGCCGCCTTCGGCAAGATCAAGAGCGGAACCGGCGCCACGCTCTATCTGGGGCTGGGGGATGCCTTCGACAATGGCGTCGGCGGTTTCGTCGTGAAATCCTCGGATGCCGGAAACACCTGGTCTCCGGCCATCCAATTGACGGGAACCGTGGGCCCCACCACCTACACCGCCACCAAGATCCTGGATCTCAAGGTCGATGACACCGGGGCCAGCGATATCGTCCTGGTGGGCACCAACGTCGGGCTGTTCCGGTCCACGAACAGCGGCGCCACCTTCACTCTGGTCAACAACGCGGTCTTCAACGGCAAGTATGTGTGGAGCCTCGTGCGCACTGGAGCGAACACCTGGATCGCCTCCACCGAGGATTTCGTCAATGGCACCGCGGGCTCGATTCTGCGAAGCACCGATGGCGGTGCAATCTGGTCACCAATTACAGGTCCGATCGTCGGCGCCGGCCGCATGACCCTCGCCAGCGCCGCCCCGGGAGAACTCATCGTCTACTGCTTCGCGGCCGATACGGGCGATGGCGCCCAGTTGGACCTGTTCCGTTCCACCAATGGTGGGCAGACCTGGACCGGGACCGCCACGGATACCAGCACTGCCCCCTCGAACCCGAACGCAGAACAGGGCGACAACGACTATATGCAGCAGCAACCCTGGTACAACCATCTCCTGTTGGTGGATCCCATCGACGGCGCCCGCAACACGGTCTATGTGGGCGGGCAATTAAGCTTGGCCAAGAACACCAATGGCGGCGCCACGGGGGGCTCTGCGGCCACCCAGTGGAAAGTGCTCACCAACTGGCTTGCCCAGTTCGGCCTCCCCTATGCCCATGCGGACTTCCACTGCGCGGCGACATCGGACGCGGGGGGCACCCACCGCATCTTCATCGGCAACGATGGCGGGCTCTTCGTCTCAACGAATGGCGGAACAACCTGGGATGACACCAAGAACGTGGGCATCATCAGCCACCTGGTTTTCGCCATGGCTTCCGGCCCCCTAAACAACTGCGATGCCAACAGCGTGCTCATGGGCCTGCAGGACAATGGCACCCACAACCGCATTGGAGCTACGTCGGTCTTCGACCAGACCAATGGCGGCGACGGCTTCGGCGTGGGCTGGAGCCAGGCGACCAATGCTGCTTCCCTCAGTTCATACGTCTATAACAACATCTATCGCTGCACCTCAAATCCGCCGGATGACCAATCGAAATTTGGTATCCCCCCGTTTACACCTAACTTTTCAGGCGGGCTTGGCACCCTGAGCGGGGCCAGCTACTACTTCGTCACCCCCATCATTACCGCACCCTTCGGTGCCGACCCCACGGGCACTGTCTTCTACACCTACAGCAACACCGGCGCTGGCACGAATTCAAAGAAGATCTTCATGACTTCCGGCGGCGGCAACTGGACCTCCCTCGGCACCTTGCCGTCGCCCACGGGTCCTGGCTCTCAGGTAGGCGTTCGGGCCGTTAGCCACGGGGTGGGACTGCACCCCACGGATGGCAACCGCATTGCCGCGGCCTGCAATGCCGGCTACGTGATCACCACCACCAACGCCGGCAGTCTCTGGACCGCCCGGGATCTTATCGGGACGGTTCCCGCGTCCGGTGCCCGCACTTGGCAGGGCTTCAATTCCAGCGTGGCCTGGGTGGACAACAACACCCTATTCGCGTGTTCAGAATCCACCGGGGCGGACTCCATCCATGTGGTCAAATCCACGGATGGCGGCGCTAATTGGGCGGCCTCTGAGAATGGACTGCCTGATTTGCCGGTGGTCAAAATCGTGGCCGATCCCGGCGATGCCAACACGCTTTATGCGGCCACCTGGCTCGGCGTCTACCGCACCACCGATCAGGGCGCCAACTGGAGCCTCTTTGGCGCCGGCCTGCCCCAGGCCCTGGTATCCGACCTCTACATCCATCCCACCAGCTCCTTCCTCCGGGCCTCCATCTATGGGCGGGGCATCTGGCAGGTGGGGCCCACACCCACCTACTCGGCACCTATCATCAGTGTGCAGCCCACGGGCGGATCTTTCACCCCGCCCGCAGGCTTCAGCCTGAGCGCAACGGTCCCCAGCACCTATCCCGCCGCAACCTACCAGTGGCGGCGCAATGGCGTGAATCTCGTCAATGGTGGTGGGATTTCCGGCGCCACAACTCCTACCCTCACACTCTCCTCTACCACTTGCGCCAGCGCTGGCGACTATACGCTCGCGGCCACCAACTGCGCCGGAACAACCGTCAGCAGCATCGCAACCATGACCAGTGCTGGGGCCGCGCCGCCGTTGATCACCACCCACCCGCCTAACACAGAGTACGCCACTGGAAACGCTTTCACCCTTTCAGTGGTTGCATCAGGTTCGGGCCTTACTTATCGGTGGACCCGTAACGGAACGAACCTGGTGAACGGCACCCAGACCCCATCCACATGGGTGGTCGCCGGGGCCACCGGGGCCACGCTTAGCATCACGAATGCCCGTGGTGCAACCGCAGGCACGTTCGCCTGCGTGGTCACCAACTCCGCCGGTTGCAGCACCACAAGCAACAACGCCACCGTTATTAGTCAGTCAAATCAGGGCAATGTGGCTCCAAACATTTGCACAAACCCCGTGGATGTGACGGTGAATGCTCCCACAAGCGCTTCCTTCACGGTCACGGCAGGCGGCGGCCGCGTCGATGCTTCTGGCAGGACCTTCACCTTCCAGTGGCGCAAGAACGGCGTGAACCTCACGAACGTAGCCCCCTATACCGGGGCGGTCGTCACAGTGGCTTCGACCACCAACAACAAGATGAATTCCACGCTCACCATCAATCCGACTTCTGAAAGCTTGTCTGGCAGCATTTACGACTGCCGGGTCACCACGTCTTCAAGCGCCAGTGTTCCCGTTATTTGCGCCGGGGCAAAACTGACAGTCAACCGCCGGTACACGCCTGCTACTGCCGTCAGCATCACACCCAGCCCAGCCCTGCCTGTGCCCACCGGGACTGCTGTCACCTTCACGGCAGTAGGCTCCGGCTCCGTCGCCATAGTCGGTGGCGCCCCTGCTCCAGCCGCCGCCTACCAGTACCAATTCTGGTTCTACATCGACGACAACCTCGGCTGGACCATGGTGCAGGATTATGGCGTGGGAAACAGTTACACCATGCCCGCGACCACCCAGCCGGGCACCTACGGCATCGGCGTGGATTGCCGGACCAGCCCCTCGGTGCTCTGGGATGTCTTCAACGCGATCAATATCTTCACGGTCACCCCGATCATCGGGCCCGGTGGCTCCGCGCCGAGCATCCTCGCACCCCGATCCAACGACCGGCCCGAGTTCAACGGCGGCCGAGCTTCCATCACGATCAACCAGTAGGATCCACCCGGAGGGCCGCTCGCTTCAGCCCTCCGGGAGCCCTTTCATCGGGGGCCTTGCGGTGGCCCCACCGGAGCTGATCGGGAGCGCCGTGTTGGCGCGTCGTATACTTCCAGCAGAATTTGATGATCGGCGTCGTGGGCAGGCTCGGTTTGGCTCCTCGGCCGGTGGATTCGAGGAGCGAGTGTTCCATTACCGGGCCTATGAGCTGAACATCGCTTCCGAGATCGAGTTCCCAGAACTCGAAGGCCGGGCTGCGGGAACAGGGATTCCTGATGTGGTGGTTTCGGTCCTCGAAGCCCTGCCAAGCCTGCCCGATGCCACGCACTCGGATGCCTGGTGGCAGGTCTCTCCTTCGGCCTTCCGCATGGAGGTGAAGGATATTGCGGTGTATCAGGTCGAGGAGGGGCGGCGGATCTTTGTCGATCCTGCACACTCCGCGGACCCGGCCGAGGTCCGGGTCTTCTTGTTGGGTTCGGCCATGGGAGCCCTGCTATATCAAAGGGGCATCTTCTCCCTCCATGGCAGCGCGGTGGAAACGCCCTGGGGGGCCATGGTGTTCGTGGGGCCTTCGGGCATCGGCAAATCCACCCTGGCGGCCCACTTCCATCGCGCCGGGCAGCGGTTGATCGCCGATGATGTCTGCGCTATCGCGCGGGATGGCGGCGGAAGGCTCCAGGTGCTGCCAGCCTTCCCCCATCTGCGGCTGAAATCAGACGCGGTGGATCGGCTCTATGGAGCGGGTTCATCTGCGCCCCCGTCCCGCTTCGATGTGGACAAATTCGTTCTTCCTCTGGGTGAAGGCCACGCTTCGGCGCCAGTGCCCCTGGGCATCGTGCACCTGTTGATGGATGCGGATAGCGGGGATCCAACGCTGGTCGCGCTCCGGGGCTTCGAGAGCATCCAGGCCCTGGCAGACAACCTGTACCGCCCCTACTTTTTGCAGGGAATGCAGACCCGCGGGGAAGTGCTGCGGCTGGCGGGGGAGATCGCCCGGTCGGCGGAAGTCGTCCAGCTATCCCGGCGACGGGATGCGGCCCACCTCGACACGCTCGTCCGTTGGCTTGAACATGGGTGGGAAGGGTGGTCCCGCCCCTCCAAGTCCCTGGAACCCTGATGCAACCTTTGCGCCCTGACACCATCCTGGCCCGCTCGGCCAAGCCCCTTTCTGCGGACCTGCACGACGAGACGGTCCTGATGAGCCTCGAATCCGGCAGCTACTACGGTCTGGAGGGCACGGCCCGGCGGATCTGGGAGCTGCTGGCAACCCCCCGCACGCTATCCAGCCTGGGCGAGCAGTTGGCGAAGGAATACCAGGTGGACCCCGGTCAGTGCGCGGTGGAGATTCGGCCCTTCATCGACGAGATGCGGCGGGAGGGGCTGCTGGTGGCTGATCCTTGATGGCCCTGCCCGCCATGGATTGGCGCCGCTACCGGGCCCTTCCGCCCGCCAGGCGGCGGTTGTTGAGGGAGGCGCTGGCCAGCCTGTTCCTGGCCCGGGCCGCCCTCGCTTTCGTCCCCTTCCGGCGCCTGGCGGCCGGGTTGGGCGAGATGGACACCGACAGCGCTGCCGAAATTCCGGAAGCGCAAGGGCAGGTGGCGGCGGACATCGCCTGGGCGATCCAGGCCACGGCCAGCCGCGTGCCCTGGGACAGCCGCTGCCTCGCCCAGGCCATGGCGGGTTATCGGATGCTGTGGAAGCGCGGCATTCCGTCGACTGTGTATTTCGGCGTGAAGAAGGATCCCCAAGCGCCATTCAGCGCCCACGCCTGGCTGCGTTGCGGGGCTTTCATCGTCACCGGCGAGGCAGGCCATGCGGACTACCGTGTGCTCTGCCGATTCTCCAGGCCTATTCCATGAGCGGCATCTTCGGCATCTTCCGTTTCGATGAGGCCCCCGTGCGCCGGTCAGACCTCGATTGCATGTCCGAAGCCATGGCTTTTTATGGGGCCGACGGCGGAGGCATCTGGCTGGGGGAAGGCCCGGGCGCCCGGGTCGGGCTCGGCAGCCGCCTCCGGCACGTGACGCCGGAGGACGCCTTCGAATCTCAGCCCCTCGCGGCAGAAAACGAAACGCTGGTCGCCGCCGGGCGCCTGGACAACCGGGATGAACTCCTGGAGGCCTTCGGAATTCCGGCTGTCGAAGCCGCCGAAATGCCGGACAGCGCGCTGATCCTTCGCGCGCACCGGAGATGGGGCGAGGCCTGCGTCGACCATCTGGCGGGCGACTGGTCCTTCGCGGTGTGGGATGACCGGGAACAGCGCCTCCTGGTGGCCCGGGACCACCACGGCAACACCGGCCTCTACTGGCACCAGGATGCCCATCGCCTGGTCTTCGCCACCAGCCTGAAGGCGCTGTTGGCCCATTCCGACACGCCGAAGCGTCCCGATTTGTTCAAGGTGGCCCAGATCCTCACTTCCTGGTCCGGAGACGGGTTCCGCACTGCCTATGAGGACCTCAAGTCCCTTCCTCCCGCCCACCTCCTGAAGGTGTCCCGGTCCGGCGCCGGGCCGCGCAGGTACTGGTTCCCCGAATCCGCGGGGCCTTTGTGGCTTCCAAGAAGCGAGGACTACTTGGAGCAGTTCCTGGAAGTCTACGGTTCCGCGGTGAAGGCTCGCCTCCGCAGCGCGAAACCTGTGGGTGCCACCCTCAGCGGGGGGCTTGACTCAGGTTCCGTCGTGGCCCTGGCGGGTCCCCTGCTGCGGGGGAGGGGGATGGAATTGGAAGCATTCACGTCGGTGCCCCGATTCGATGTCCAGTCAGCCCTCCGGCCCCACCAGATCGGGAATGAATGGGAACTGGCCCATGCCACGGCCCTCGTGGCTGGGGTGGGCGCCCACCTTCCTGTGGACGCCCAGGGCTTTGGGATCCTGGACTCCCTCCATCGCCAGGTGGAGATCCACGACGGCCCGGGCCATGCTGGCGCGAACTACCACTGGATGCTGGCGCTCCTGAACCTGGCGCGGGACCGGGGATTGGGCGTGGTCCTCACCGGACAGCAGGGCAACGCGACGGTTTCCAACTGCGGCGAAGCCTCGTGGTTCTGGTCCAGCCTGTTCAAGGGCAACCTCCGCGAGGCGTGGCGGGCGCTTTCCAGCTCCGAACCGAATCCCTGGCGGATATTCAGGCAACAGGTGTTGAGGCCGGCCATCAGGCCCACCCTGCAGGTATTCCGCCGCAGGCGGGCGATGGCTCAGGAGCTCTGGCTTTCGGAGTCGGCCCTGTCGCCTGCGCTCTCCCGGGAATTGCAGATGGCGGCCAGGATGGCCGAGGATGGGCATGACCCGACCTTCGGAAGTTTTCCGGAGCCCGAGAATCTGGTCATCCTCGGACTTGGGCGCAATGGCGTCGGCGCGATCTGGCACGAACTCGGCGCCGCCCACGGGCTTGAGGTCCGGGATCCAACGGCGGACCGACGGGTCATCGAATTCTGCCTGCGCCTGCCCGACTCCCAATCCCGGTCCCGCGGCCAGGACCGCATGCTCATCCGCAGGGCCATGGCGGGGCGCATGCCGGACAGGATCCTCCAGTCACGAGCTCTCGGCCTTCAGGCTTCGGATCTCGGCCTCAGGGTCCTGGCGGAGCGGCCCGGGCTCCTGGCAGCCCTGGAAGACATCTCGAACCACCCCGTCGCCAGCAGATGCCTCGTGGCCTCCCGGATGTCGAAAATCCTGGTGGACCTGGCTCCGGACAATGCCGCGGCGGCCTATCTGGATTGCGGTTGCGTCCTGCTGCGCGGGTTGAACGCAGGCCTGTTTTTAAGCAGGTTCTGAGGCCATCGCTTCCATTTATTTTGTTCCGGTTCCGCGCTAGAATATTCAAAGAGGGAATGGGCATGAAGGCAGGTGCGGAAAAAGCAAGTCCCGCCGTTGGCGACTCACGTCTCCCTTGGATACCGCCGACTTTGAAGAAGGGTGTCATCGGCGTAGAGACTGGGAATTTCTCTTCCCGCAGCTTTGATGGCGGGGCCAAGGCCAGAAGCTAAGCGGCACTGCTCTACCTCGAATCCAACCCCGCGCCGATGATTGCCTGAGGGTGTCGCCGCGCTGCGGGGAAGCTCGTTCCGCAGACTGCCCCGTGCGACGTCCCCGATCTAGAATGTTCTGGTATGGCCCAGGGTTGGCCCGTCTTGCCTAGTCTGTGGCCCGAAGTCCGGTTTCCGGCCATGGAGCGCCATCGAATTGGGTGCTACGCTTTACCCCTCATCTAACGAGGTTTCAATGTCCAGACTGCATCCGGCACTCCTTTCCCTCGGACTGCTCGCCACGACGCTGGCGGCCCAAAGCCCGGCGCCAGGAAACGCTTCAAAGGCCATCGATCCGGCCAACCTCGATCTTTCCGTGCGGCCCTGCGATGACTTCTACCAGTTCGCCAACGGCGGATGGCTCAAGCGCTCCACCATCCCTCCCGACAAGGCTCGGTTCGGCAGTTTCGAGGAACTGGCGGACCGCAATCGGGACGCCCTGCACGCCATCCTGGAGGAGACCTCCAAAAGCACGGATTGGAAGAAGGGTTCCATCGAACAGAAGGTCGGCGATTTCTACGCATCGGGCATGGACCTGGCCGCCATCGAAAAACTGGGCGCCGCGCCCTTGAAACCATGGTTGGACCGCATCGAGGCCATGCGCGGCCCCAAGGATCTGGCGCCCGTGCTGGCGGCCTTCCACGGGGCCCGGGCCGGGGGCGGCGGTTTCGGCCTCGGCGTCAGCCAGGACGCCAAGAACAGCACCCAGTACATCGTCCAGCTCAACCAGGGCGGCCTTGGGCTGCCGGACCGCGACTACTACACCAAGGACGATGCGAAATCCAAGGACTTAAGGGCCAAGTACCTCGCGCACGTGGCCCGGATGATGGTGCTCGTGGGCGAGGATCCCCAGGACGCAGGCGCCCATGCGGATTCGGTGCTGCTGGTGGAAACGCGGCTGGCCAAGGCCTCCCTCACCCGCGTGGAACAGCGCGATCCCCAGAAGACCTACCACAAGATGCCGGTGTCCGAGCTGGTGAAGCTCGCGCCGCAGTTCGATTGGAGCGCCTACTTCAAGGGCCGGGGGATCAAGCAGCTCGTGGACCTGAATGTCCGCCAGCCGGGTTTTTTCAAGGAGTTCGGCGTGCTGGCGGAGCAGATCACGCTGCCGGAATGGAGGGCCTACCTGCGCTGGCACGCGGTGAGTTCGGCGGCGCCGTACCTTTCCCAAGCCTTCGTGGATGAAGCTTTCGATTTCAACAGCCGCACCCTGAACGGAATTCCCCAGCAGCAG encodes:
- a CDS encoding M13 family metallopeptidase; its protein translation is MSRLHPALLSLGLLATTLAAQSPAPGNASKAIDPANLDLSVRPCDDFYQFANGGWLKRSTIPPDKARFGSFEELADRNRDALHAILEETSKSTDWKKGSIEQKVGDFYASGMDLAAIEKLGAAPLKPWLDRIEAMRGPKDLAPVLAAFHGARAGGGGFGLGVSQDAKNSTQYIVQLNQGGLGLPDRDYYTKDDAKSKDLRAKYLAHVARMMVLVGEDPQDAGAHADSVLLVETRLAKASLTRVEQRDPQKTYHKMPVSELVKLAPQFDWSAYFKGRGIKQLVDLNVRQPGFFKEFGVLAEQITLPEWRAYLRWHAVSSAAPYLSQAFVDEAFDFNSRTLNGIPQQQDRWKRVQAVLDTPSALGEAAGQLYVRKAFSPEAKQKMLALIENLRAALKEKIVALPWMGEDTKQQALKKLAAFGVKVGYPDKWKDASKIEVVRGDFYGNIMRARAYETKRNIEKLGQPIDRTEWGMTPSTVNAYYSPTMNEIVFPAGILQPPFFDAKADDAVNYGGIGTVIGHEMTHGFDDQGSQFDAEGNLKNWWTDADRKAYESRTDLVVKEFDAFKALPDQNVNGKLTLGENIADLGGLKIAYAAWMKSQAGKRLEPIDGFSGPQRLFLNFAVIWRNVIRPEALRVRLNTDPHSPGQYRTIGTLSNLPEFFAAFGCMDGNAMKRPENERPSIW
- a CDS encoding lasso peptide biosynthesis B2 protein, which produces MALPAMDWRRYRALPPARRRLLREALASLFLARAALAFVPFRRLAAGLGEMDTDSAAEIPEAQGQVAADIAWAIQATASRVPWDSRCLAQAMAGYRMLWKRGIPSTVYFGVKKDPQAPFSAHAWLRCGAFIVTGEAGHADYRVLCRFSRPIP
- a CDS encoding immunoglobulin domain-containing protein, whose product is MFNPRALFTLAAFGAASALFGGNALLPQELAPQETLEASSRGSLPSQDIVVSTGDLTGSNSKIDKSGKKPKIDNAAGRLDWWRERLGGDLTPEFMARLMREAELQRLLYPDQFHPEGDAPRMLPEGIALPLAVAGTTWTNLGPTKSNKIQNGITLNRVNSGRLRTILPDPANANILYVLTSGGGLWKTTDLLDTTPTWRCLTDRVGSDMGGAAAFGKIKSGTGATLYLGLGDAFDNGVGGFVVKSSDAGNTWSPAIQLTGTVGPTTYTATKILDLKVDDTGASDIVLVGTNVGLFRSTNSGATFTLVNNAVFNGKYVWSLVRTGANTWIASTEDFVNGTAGSILRSTDGGAIWSPITGPIVGAGRMTLASAAPGELIVYCFAADTGDGAQLDLFRSTNGGQTWTGTATDTSTAPSNPNAEQGDNDYMQQQPWYNHLLLVDPIDGARNTVYVGGQLSLAKNTNGGATGGSAATQWKVLTNWLAQFGLPYAHADFHCAATSDAGGTHRIFIGNDGGLFVSTNGGTTWDDTKNVGIISHLVFAMASGPLNNCDANSVLMGLQDNGTHNRIGATSVFDQTNGGDGFGVGWSQATNAASLSSYVYNNIYRCTSNPPDDQSKFGIPPFTPNFSGGLGTLSGASYYFVTPIITAPFGADPTGTVFYTYSNTGAGTNSKKIFMTSGGGNWTSLGTLPSPTGPGSQVGVRAVSHGVGLHPTDGNRIAAACNAGYVITTTNAGSLWTARDLIGTVPASGARTWQGFNSSVAWVDNNTLFACSESTGADSIHVVKSTDGGANWAASENGLPDLPVVKIVADPGDANTLYAATWLGVYRTTDQGANWSLFGAGLPQALVSDLYIHPTSSFLRASIYGRGIWQVGPTPTYSAPIISVQPTGGSFTPPAGFSLSATVPSTYPAATYQWRRNGVNLVNGGGISGATTPTLTLSSTTCASAGDYTLAATNCAGTTVSSIATMTSAGAAPPLITTHPPNTEYATGNAFTLSVVASGSGLTYRWTRNGTNLVNGTQTPSTWVVAGATGATLSITNARGATAGTFACVVTNSAGCSTTSNNATVISQSNQGNVAPNICTNPVDVTVNAPTSASFTVTAGGGRVDASGRTFTFQWRKNGVNLTNVAPYTGAVVTVASTTNNKMNSTLTINPTSESLSGSIYDCRVTTSSSASVPVICAGAKLTVNRRYTPATAVSITPSPALPVPTGTAVTFTAVGSGSVAIVGGAPAPAAAYQYQFWFYIDDNLGWTMVQDYGVGNSYTMPATTQPGTYGIGVDCRTSPSVLWDVFNAINIFTVTPIIGPGGSAPSILAPRSNDRPEFNGGRASITINQ
- a CDS encoding PqqD family protein encodes the protein MQPLRPDTILARSAKPLSADLHDETVLMSLESGSYYGLEGTARRIWELLATPRTLSSLGEQLAKEYQVDPGQCAVEIRPFIDEMRREGLLVADP
- the mfd gene encoding transcription-repair coupling factor, with the translated sequence MESRDRARLDELLRLLDGPSSGLAPDAKLRWAEPSALALLLAHWITREGRVQPLWVDAPSEAEAQSLAQDLRVLLPGVGVAQFPGMAPYVGGESSPPGMVLRDRLATLIGLLERRITVLVTGPLAANEKLPHPTWFQKQKLELQKNTEVPRELLLETLVALGYRRTELASSPGEFSARGLVIDLWPDHLDQPLRLETFGDELEKLAPFDPDTQRRTGEELEKLLIYPRFEAARGDGTPLLKAAQSRAGSTHEPEDDLAFRRTRLATHGHFPGEELFYPLLDQPAGQLAHWVAPCLRVKLESEWSDALRAREQERVEQSLEILRRGGVVCPDFEDRFLPADPSRATIQLTEWQTEATVPFTAQKAREFQGRLSELATYLKELSLTEHRIFLAGSTPGMRDRLGEILSDYELPLGSGSESGCRTAHLALSAGTYIKDARLLVLTEREIFGRKAMAAPPKRSASSAFMSDLRDLRPGDRVVHLDHGIGEFMGFQELNVGGELHEVIQLRYSDGGQLQVSLERADLIQRFVSPDGSLPPLDKLGGASWAKIKRRAKKAIRDMAEELLKLYAKRKLEKGHAYPPDGPEMAEFEASFPFEPTKDQIEAGEAIKADLESHKPMDRLIVGDVGFGKTEVAMRAAAKVALDGKQVAVLCPTTILCFQHFRTFKERFAGFPVRIEMLNRFVDKAEAKQIQQDVADGKIEIIIGTHQLLGARNTFADLGLVVIDEEQRFGVSHKEKLKHLRANVDVLALSATPIPRTLHMSLTGLREISLIETPPKNRLAIETVVAPWSDELIATAIQFELRRGGQVYVVHNRVDSIVSVAQRIRELVPDARIGVGHGQLTDDGLEQVMLAFMEGRIDVLVATTIVENGLDVPNANTLIVHRADTFGLSQLYQLRGRVGRSDVPAYAYLLIPGQADWSGSISSGGPARGDRREISEDARKRLQALEDFSELGSGFRVAALDLELRGAGNLLGGEQSGQIHDIGFELYIKLLEETLQELQGQPSGTFEVRITLGAPGQLGRRWLDAAAERLVAYKRASRLKSERDLDLYRLDLEDRFGQIPSDDEESTRFFELLKVRVLAQALAVGEVSLVGNRLKLRLSPLTPVDPSKLLAWIRGRKDAQLNPDGTVLLPLSPGAMGPIRQAQEVLREWAAG